From candidate division WOR-3 bacterium, a single genomic window includes:
- the pgsB gene encoding poly-gamma-glutamate synthase PgsB — MLILLILTIGYILWGIFELQAHKRNVNKIPIRIHVNGTRGKSSVTRLIAGGLRASGMRVIAKTTGTKPRFIISNTEEVPIKRLGKPNIGEDKKIFREAVKYKPDAIVLECMALVPEYQWTSAHRIIKSNYGVITNARADHLDVMGPTVFDVAKNLSNTIPKNGKFFTADASHLEIFRHRARKQKTEVFLADPNMVTDEDMKGFSYVEHKENVALAVLVCSHLGIDKNTALKGMYQANPDPGVMRIWTIQDQGKEMRLVNTLAANDPDSIFLLWERVKNLSDERIVLVNCRDDRADRSLQLGELTAQKFDADWFVATGFLTMPYVKKATSLGIPKQKIVNLEGKTPEQIYSKVLDLVKKNALIFATGNIVGFGETVIAYFAQKGGEIDYKSENQ, encoded by the coding sequence ATGTTAATTCTATTAATATTAACAATCGGCTATATTCTTTGGGGAATTTTCGAATTGCAAGCGCATAAGAGAAATGTCAATAAAATTCCGATTCGGATTCATGTAAATGGTACGCGCGGTAAATCATCTGTGACCAGATTGATTGCCGGCGGTTTACGAGCCAGTGGTATGAGGGTAATTGCCAAAACCACCGGCACGAAACCAAGATTTATTATTAGTAATACTGAAGAAGTTCCAATTAAACGATTGGGCAAGCCTAATATTGGCGAAGATAAGAAAATTTTCCGGGAAGCTGTAAAATATAAACCGGATGCAATTGTGCTTGAGTGTATGGCTTTAGTACCAGAATATCAGTGGACTTCAGCACATCGCATTATAAAATCTAATTACGGTGTTATTACTAATGCTCGAGCAGACCATTTAGATGTGATGGGACCGACTGTGTTCGATGTCGCAAAAAATCTATCTAATACCATCCCGAAAAATGGTAAATTCTTTACGGCAGATGCTTCTCATCTTGAAATCTTTCGCCATCGGGCAAGAAAACAAAAAACTGAAGTCTTTCTTGCTGACCCTAATATGGTTACAGATGAAGATATGAAGGGCTTTTCTTATGTTGAGCATAAAGAAAATGTTGCTTTAGCCGTATTGGTTTGTAGTCATCTGGGAATAGATAAAAATACTGCCCTCAAAGGAATGTATCAGGCAAATCCTGACCCAGGAGTTATGCGCATCTGGACAATCCAGGACCAAGGGAAAGAAATGCGATTAGTAAATACTTTAGCAGCAAATGACCCAGATTCGATTTTTTTATTATGGGAAAGAGTAAAAAATTTGAGTGATGAGCGGATAGTCTTAGTAAATTGTCGGGATGACCGAGCAGACCGTTCTTTACAACTTGGCGAATTAACCGCACAAAAATTTGATGCAGACTGGTTTGTTGCCACCGGATTTTTGACAATGCCATATGTAAAAAAAGCAACCAGTCTGGGAATACCGAAACAGAAAATTGTAAATTTAGAAGGCAAAACACCCGAACAGATATATTCCAAAGTGTTAGATTTAGTTAAAAAGAACGCGCTGATTTTTGCTACAGGGAATATTGTTGGATTTGGCGAAACAGTAATCGCATATTTTGCCCAAAAAGGAGGGGAAATTGATTATAAAAGTGAAAATCAATAG
- the pgsC gene encoding poly-gamma-glutamate biosynthesis protein PgsC, with the protein MVIETIGLGMLASLFLTETIGLAAGGIVVPGYIALYLHQPIKVIATTLVGIITFLIIKFLGQFMLLYGRRLLVIAVLLGYLLGFLFRLFPEIHFAELRLDITTIGYVIPGLIAYWINRQGIIETITTMTVAAVLTRLIIIFLSQGRIFPI; encoded by the coding sequence ATGGTAATAGAAACGATTGGATTAGGAATGTTGGCGAGTCTATTTTTAACTGAGACGATAGGGCTTGCTGCTGGTGGTATTGTTGTGCCGGGATATATTGCGTTATATCTTCATCAGCCAATAAAAGTTATTGCGACAACGCTTGTCGGAATTATTACTTTTCTTATAATAAAATTTCTGGGTCAATTTATGTTATTATATGGCAGAAGACTTTTAGTCATTGCGGTGCTATTGGGTTATCTTCTTGGATTTCTTTTTCGGTTGTTTCCGGAGATTCATTTTGCCGAACTAAGACTGGATATTACCACAATAGGTTATGTGATTCCAGGATTAATTGCATATTGGATAAATCGTCAAGGTATTATTGAGACCATTACCACGATGACTGTTGCCGCAGTTTTAACTCGGTTAATTATTATCTTTCTTTCTCAGGGAAGAATTTTTCCCATCTGA
- the pgsW gene encoding poly-gamma-glutamate system protein, with the protein MKKRTGKVGKTVLIAFALFSIFLFVILSASIRVVKAKFYEEKLKAGQIYLSAMEVIKKERLRLGLPIDTINDPNKTGLIGSQYTTITLERNDLSSVLTTTDPNFPAIFIELFKKLKLKENDTIAVGLDGSLVGANLALYSAMRVLGLKPIIITTVSSAMWGANEPQFTFLDMERICYQERIFPFRSSFATLGGEDDLGRGFSPQGRAELMLSCHRNQIKLLSSQNLQTSLGVSPIERRLQVYFTGTETQESATVSSARRRIKAFINIGKSVANIGANLGVSPRSTLNQGIIKNKNKKIDPNSVIYHMLIRKIPVINLTDANKIAMQYGLPIAAVPLPTLGKGKLFAEKRYSETLALIFTLLIIIILYFVIRYDLEYYLTKKKEH; encoded by the coding sequence GTGAAGAAGCGGACAGGTAAAGTTGGTAAAACAGTCTTAATTGCTTTCGCCTTATTTTCGATATTTTTATTTGTTATTCTCTCTGCCAGTATTCGGGTAGTCAAAGCCAAGTTTTATGAAGAGAAGTTAAAAGCCGGGCAAATTTATTTGTCAGCAATGGAGGTAATAAAAAAAGAGCGTCTGCGCTTGGGACTTCCAATTGATACGATTAATGACCCTAATAAGACCGGACTCATCGGTTCGCAATACACCACAATTACATTAGAGCGAAACGATTTGTCGTCGGTGCTGACAACTACTGATCCCAATTTTCCAGCAATTTTTATTGAACTATTTAAGAAATTAAAGTTAAAAGAAAATGACACAATTGCTGTTGGGCTCGATGGTAGTTTGGTTGGCGCGAATTTGGCGCTTTATTCCGCAATGCGGGTTTTGGGCTTAAAGCCGATTATTATTACAACCGTCAGTTCTGCAATGTGGGGCGCAAATGAGCCTCAATTCACATTTCTTGATATGGAACGAATTTGTTATCAAGAGAGAATCTTTCCTTTTCGTTCATCATTCGCAACCTTAGGTGGCGAAGATGATTTGGGGCGTGGCTTTAGTCCTCAGGGTCGAGCCGAGTTAATGTTATCTTGTCATCGGAATCAGATAAAATTGCTCAGTTCGCAAAATTTACAAACCAGTTTAGGCGTGTCGCCTATTGAAAGACGATTACAAGTTTATTTTACTGGAACCGAAACCCAAGAATCGGCAACAGTAAGTTCGGCTCGGAGGCGAATTAAAGCATTTATCAATATTGGAAAATCAGTTGCTAATATTGGTGCTAATTTAGGCGTATCGCCGCGAAGTACTTTGAATCAGGGTATCATAAAAAATAAAAACAAAAAGATTGACCCTAATTCAGTGATTTACCATATGCTAATTAGAAAAATTCCTGTCATCAATCTTACCGATGCTAATAAAATTGCGATGCAATATGGCCTTCCAATTGCTGCAGTGCCTTTGCCAACATTGGGTAAAGGAAAACTGTTTGCCGAAAAACGATATTCGGAAACTTTGGCATTAATTTTTACTCTGCTTATTATTATTATTCTTTACTTTGTTATTAGATATGATTTGGAATATTATCTTACAAAGAAAAAGGAGCACTAA